One genomic region from Listeria monocytogenes encodes:
- a CDS encoding VanZ family protein, which yields MKRYFIILILPILSIFAAVTMYFSWFQGWLYFYLKHVMATVSHMGYITIGITAILLYFVAVQLVNWKINKALLVFCYIIYFSILLCLLFGKASDTQGFSSDTFGFVDTFLSGNLRVIIVGNVLAFLPIGFLLKKLGFFTALLSAGMLIFAVEGAQYMLHVGFFDTGDVFLNVCGIMLGYIVIRFLSPRKYKELKVKPTS from the coding sequence ATGAAAAGATACTTTATAATTCTTATATTACCGATCCTTTCGATATTCGCTGCAGTAACGATGTATTTTTCCTGGTTCCAGGGATGGCTTTATTTTTATTTAAAGCACGTAATGGCCACAGTTAGTCATATGGGCTACATTACGATCGGCATCACGGCGATTTTACTCTATTTTGTCGCAGTACAATTAGTAAATTGGAAAATAAATAAGGCATTGCTCGTTTTTTGCTACATTATTTATTTCAGTATTCTTCTTTGTTTATTATTCGGAAAAGCTTCCGACACACAAGGATTTTCAAGTGATACTTTTGGGTTTGTTGATACATTTTTATCAGGTAATTTACGTGTCATTATAGTAGGAAATGTATTAGCCTTTCTACCAATTGGTTTTTTACTCAAGAAATTAGGTTTTTTCACCGCGTTACTATCAGCTGGAATGTTGATATTCGCAGTAGAAGGGGCGCAGTACATGCTACATGTAGGATTCTTTGACACTGGAGACGTATTCCTAAATGTTTGTGGCATCATGCTTGGTTACATCGTGATTCGTTTTTTATCCCCAAGAAAATATAAAGAGCTCAAAGTAAAACCGACTAGCTGA